The Meriones unguiculatus strain TT.TT164.6M chromosome 1, Bangor_MerUng_6.1, whole genome shotgun sequence genome has a segment encoding these proteins:
- the Lcor gene encoding ligand-dependent corepressor isoform X4, translating into MVKLCTHHQKQFIQVLSDLYTESQPGSGDLQPLDPTVMDASPCNSGCAQLSSRQSEKDDVCLDESSPASVNLFLDSSGSPSSLNVTEETMKETPPETDSVDGKENALSTVQKDSSELPDTQQNTTGSADSPTVGSFTALDSSSFNFLCSSKSLAGQTTGQEQDISVKPGEDGEDSAPALGESLAAVEAAAENTEEGGSCIVSQRNSFKALSEETWDSGFLGNSSSTADKENALQCSSETSLHQDLEADEQDARPKQENHLHSLGRNKVGFQTYPRDKGHFDHSKGGWLAPSPTPALQRASNGHSRTKIISASIKTARKSKRASGLRINDYDNQCDVVYISQPITECHFENQRSILSSRKTARKSTRGYFFNGDCCELPTVRTLARNVCSQEKGSCSRMASEAVVTSKQALTVPTSKQTGGVQLPTVGVQLSTVDEQLPPVHEQLPTVGEQLPAVAEQLPTVREQLPTVDEPLPAVDEQLPTVDEQLPTVDEPLPAVDEQLPTVDEPLPAVDEQLPTVDEQLPTVDEPLPAVDEQLPTVHEPLPTVDEQLPAVDEPLPIVDEPLPTVDEQLPVVAEQLPTVGEQLPTIDEPLPAVAEQLPTVDEQLPAVDEQLPAVDEQLPAVDEQLPAVDEQLPAVDEQLPAVDEQLPIVGVQLLEEETPDDPRKGRISPREGNEDTSSGKGHQEPEVCHTVTEQGPSSSPGPGESTASSPACLLPAVLPNDDMPGVSEGSIVVSPTTASLPSSREHDQPPASLLASEEMHAKECHLVPTAGSTPLVSGEGSEDLCRPQSSPETAVREESSPCSEIESPVVGLDPPLSLELSELDQSISTEAESRDVPGEALLLDASLPLLESSIITDENPSETEGGEAASGTGQREAHGSEMKYPAENDLSEPNFDSPEENVDKKKKGKRLPEASDRCLRSQLVDSSSADRCLGSQGSSTDCPEIKVSKNPSVKRSKREDHSGGMTPQGSVIDCIHTDDLEDTEDPNVTEHPSNEDTEQEDEGAGVITRQTFKNMLAKEIKKERETFPSSDSVGQPLPEDNLEVHVWSKVDERDVHVPSEAISYKRDPEQVKEKPGHIALQDVETAVSEVCAEDIHCEDDGDLAPSSSAGISASQSGGAAGPAGPSKLVTRPKRLPSSTYNLRHAHCVDTLDTTKMTSEKQVTQGNPAPKESKASERAESLDEEDADSVVEVQPKFVEWCAEEDNQELIANFNAQYLKVQKGWIQLEKEAQPTSRARSKSDKLKEIWKSKKRSRKCRGSLEVQKFSPVQMLFMTNFKLSNICKWFLETTETRSLVIVKKLNTRLPGDIPLVKHPLQKYSPSTLYPSSLQAERLKKHLKKFPGAIPAKNNWKTQKLWTKLRENPDQVEPEAGSDISLNSEDSVEEVREGRNSHPPTNLPAPASTRILRKYSNIRGKLRAQRLDSSLGGASEIKQGRKSVCINPLMSPKLALQVGADGFPVNPKRAEGNKGRRGKQMPETLLKVEGQNKRKRAEGCGTQDAKDRGPATKASRALSAKKLAVKDRVSQLSKKMTLKENKVRVCKKAPGKSCPPSRKEKENANRRPGHPATASEAPTKPAKQKGTGEASSKPPKARRRNRNLSSGRGQARPLTKSPDNRAAQRKRKLKSKVDSSQGKRRRLEAK; encoded by the coding sequence ATGGTCAAACTGTGCACTCATCATCAGAAACAATTCATCCAGGTTCTGAGTGACCTGTACACTGAATCTCAGCCAGGTTCTGGAGACCTGCAGCCTTTGGATCCCACGGTGATGGATGCCTCCCCTTGCAACTCGGGCTGTGCCCAGCTGAGCAGCAGACAAAGCGAAAAGGATGATGTGTGTCTTGATGAGAGTTCTCCTGCTTCTGTAAATTTGTTCTTAGACTCATCAGGTTCTCCTAGCTCTCTGAATGTGACTGAAGAAACCATGAAGGAAACACCTCCTGAGACAGACTCTGTAGATGGGAAAGAGAATGCCTTGAGCACTGTCCAGAAAGATTCCTCTGAACTTCCAGACACTCAACAGAACACCACAGGTTCAGCAGACAGTCCCACTGTGGGAAGCTTCACTGCATTGGATTCTTCCTCTTTTAACTTCCTCTGTAGTTCTAAAAGCTTAGCAGGACAAACCACTGGACAGGAGCAAGACATAAGCGTGAAACCTGGTGAGGATGGAGAAGACAGTGCCCCAGCCTTAGGGGAAAGTCTGGCTGCAGTGGAAGCGGCAGCTGAGAATACTGAAGAGGGTGGTAGCTGTATTGTTTCTCAAAGAAACTCATTCAAAGCTTTATCAGAAGAGACGTGGGACTCAGGGTTTTTGGGAAACTCATCCAGTACTGCAGACAAAGAGAATGCTTTACAGTGTAGTTCAGAAACATCCTTACACCAGGATTTAGAGGCAGATGAACAAGATGCAAGGCCAAAGCAAGAGAACCATCTTCATTCACTTGGTAGAAACAAGGTGGGTTTCCAGACATACCCCAGAGACAAGGGCCATTTTGATCATTCCAAAGGTGGTTGGTTAGCTCCGAGCCCAACGCCAGCTCTACAGAGAGCATCCAATGGTCACTCACGAACCAAGATAATATCAGCCTCCATCAAGACTGCTCGGAAAAGCAAGAGGGCATCAGGGTTGAGGATAAATGATTATGACAACCAGTGTGATGTTGTTTATATCAGTCAACCAATAACAGAATGCCACTTTGAGAATCAAAGATCCATATTGTCTTCTCGGAAAACAGCCCGAAAGAGTACCCGAGGATACTTTTTCAATGGTGATTGTTGTGAGTTACCAACAGTTCGCACACTAGCCAGAAATGTATGCTCTCAAGAAAAGGGAAGCTGCTCACGGATGGCGTCAGAGGCAGTGGTGACTTCGAAGCAGGCTCTTACAGTTCCCACCTCGAAGCAAACAGGAGGTGTGCAGCTTCCCACAGTAGGTGTGCAACTTTCTACAGTAGATGAGCAGCTTCCCCCAGTACATGAGCAACTTCCCACAGTAGGTGAGCAGCTTCCTGCAGTGGCTGAACAGCTTCCCACAGTACGTGAGCAACTTCCCACGGTCGATGAGCCTCTTCCTGCAGTGGATGAGCAACTTCCCACAGTAGATGAGCAGCTTCCTACAGTAGATGAGCCTCTTCCTGCAGTGGATGAACAGCTTCCCACAGTAGATGAGCCTCTTCCTGCAGTGGATGAGCAACTTCCCACAGTAGATGAGCAGCTTCCTACAGTAGATGAGCCTCTTCCTGCAGTGGATGAGCAACTTCCCACAGTACATGAGCCTCTTCCTACAGTAGATGAGCAGCTTCCTGCAGTGGATGAGCCACTTCCTATAGTAGATGAGCCTCTTCCCACAGTAGATGAGCAACTTCCTGTAGTGGCTGAACAGCTTCCTACAGTAGGTGAGCAGCTTCCCACAATAGATGAGCCTCTTCCTGCAGTGGCTGAACAGCTTCCCACAGTAGATGAGCAGCTTCCTGCAGTGGATGAGCAACTTCCTGCAGTGGATGAGCAGCTTCCTGCAGTGGATGAGCAACTTCCTGCAGTGGATGAGCAACTTCCTGCAGTAGATGAGCAGCTTCCTGCAGTGGATGAGCAGCTTCCCATAGTAGGTGTACAGCTCCTGGAAGAAGAGACCCCTGACGATCCTAGAAAGGGGAGAATCTCCCCTAGGGAAGGGAACGAAGACACATCATCAGGGAAAGGGCATCAGGAGCCAGAGGTTTGCCACACCGTGACTGAGCAGGGTCCTAGCAGCTCCCCGGGGCCAGGAGAGAGCACAGCCTCTAGTCCAGCATGTCTTCTGCCTGCTGTCCTCCCTAATGATGATATGCCTGGTGTGTCAGAAGGCAGCATTGTGGTCTCACCTACCACGGCAAGTCTACCATCTTCCCGTGAGCATGACCAGCCACCAGCCTCCCTGCTGGCTTCAGAGGAGATGCATGCAAAAGAGTGCCACCTGGTTCCTACAGCTGGAAGCACCCCCCTTGTCTCTGGGGAAGGCAGTGAAGACCTATGCAGGCCTCAGTCTTCTCCTGAAACTGCCGTCAGAGAGGAGAGTTCTCCATGTTCAGAAATTGAAAGCCCTGTTGTGGGTTTAGATCCTCCCCTTAGTCTAGAACTGTCTGAGCTTGACCAAAGCATCAGTACTGAGGCTGAGAGCAGAGATGTCCCTGGGGAGGCACTGTTGCTAGATGCCTCCCTGCCCTTACTGGAAAGCAGCATTATCACTGATGAGAACCCAAGTGAGACTGAAGGAGGTGAGGCAGCAAGTGGTACAGGACAGCGGGAGGCTCATGGCAGTGAGATGAAATACCCAGCAGAAAATGATCTGAGTGAGCCAAACTTTGACTCACCTGAAGAGAATGTGGACAAGAAGAAAAAGGGTAAAAGGCTCCCCGAGGCCTCTGATAGGTGCCTAAGAAGTCAGCTTGTAGATTCATCCTCTGCTGACAGGTGCCTGGGAAGCCAGGGTTCATCTACTGATTGTCCCGAAATCAAGGTTTCTAAAAATCCTTCTGTAAAGCGTTCTAAAAGAGAAGATCACTCTGGTGGGATGACACCCCAGGGCTCGGTGATTGACTGCATCCATACAGACGACCTGGAGGACACTGAAGACCCCAATGTCACTGAACATCCCTCCAATGAAGATACTGAGCAAGAGGATGAAGGAGCTGGAGTAATCACAAGGCAGACCTTTAAAAACATGCTGgctaaggaaattaaaaaagaaagggagacgTTCCCAAGCAGTGACTCAGTTGGCCAGCCACTGCCTGAAGACAACCTGGAAGTTCATGTGTGGTCCAAGGTAGATGAGAGAGATGTGCATGTGCCCTCAGAAGCCATTTCCTATAAGAGAGACccagagcaggtaaaagagaAGCCGGGACACATTGCCTTACAGGATGTGGAAACCGCTGTGAGTGAGGTATGTGCCGAGGATATCCACTGTGAAGATGATGGTGACCTTGCTCCATCCAGCTCAGCTGGGATATCAGCCAGTCAGAGTGGCGGTGCTGCTGGGCCTGCTGGGCCATCAAAATTAGTAACAAGGCCTAAGAGACTGCCTTCTTCAACCTACAACCTGAGACATGCTCATTGCGTGGACACCCTGGACACTACAAAAATGACTTCAGAAAAGCAAGTCACACAAGGAAACCCAGCACCAAAGGAAAGCAAGGCTTCTGAGAGGGCAGAGTCCTTAGATGAGGAAGATGCGGACTCTGTGGTGGAGGTACAGCCCAAGTTTGTGGAATGGTGTGCCGAGGAGGACAACCAGGAGCTAATCGCCAACTTCAACGCCCAGTACCTGAAAGTCCAGAAAGGCTGGATCCAGCTGGAGAAAGAAGCGCAGCCAACATCGAGAGCAAGGAGCAAGTCTGACAAGCTGAAGGAGATTTGGAAGAGCAAGAAGAGGTCACGAAAGTGCAGGGGTTCGTTGGAGGTGcagaagttttctcctgttcaGATGCTGTTCATGACAAACTTTAAACTGTCTAATATCTGTAAGTGGTTCTTAGAGACGACAGAAACTCGCTCTCTGGTCATTGTGAAGAAACTAAATACTCGTCTTCCAGGAGACATCCCCCTTGTTAAACACCCTCTTCAGAAGTACTCTCCCTCCACCCTGTACCCTAGTTCACTACAGGCGGAACGCTTGaaaaaacacttgaagaaatttcCTGGAGCCATTCCTGCTAAGAATAATTGGAAAACACAGAAGCTGTGGACCAAACTACGAGAGAATCCTGACCAGGTAGAGCCTGAGGCTGGCAGTGACATCAGCCTTAACAGTGAAGACAGTGTGGAGGAAGTCAGGGAAGGTAGAAATAGCCATCCTCCCACCAACTTGCCTGCTCCAGCCAGCACCCGGATCCTTAGAAAGTATTCCAATATTCGAGGAAAGCTCAGAGCCCAGCGCCTGGACAGCTCACTGGGTGGGGCTTCCGAAATTAAGCAGGGCCGGAAGAGCGTGTGCATCAACCCGCTGATGTCCCCTAAGCTCGCCCTCCAGGTGGGTGCAGATGGGTTTCCTGTGAACCCCAAGAGGGCTGAAGGGaacaaggggagaagagggaagcagaTGCCAGAAACCTTGCTTAAGGTGGAAGGTCAGAACAAACGCAAAAGAGCAGAAGGCTGTGGCACTCAGGACGCTAAGGACAGGGGGCCGGCAACCAAAGCCAGCAGAGCCCTTTCTGCCAAGAAGTTAGCTGTAAAGGACAGAGTCAGCCAActatccaagaagatgaccttgaaggaaaataaagtgaGAGTCTGTAAAAAGGCTCCTGGGAAGAGCTGCCCACCatccaggaaagaaaaagagaatgcaaACAGAAGACCTGGCCATCCTGCCACAGCCTCTGAAGCTCCGACAAAACCTGCAAAACAAAAGGGCACAGGAGAAGCCTCTTCAAAACCCCCAAAAgccaggaggaggaacaggaatCTGAGCAGTGGTAGGGGCCAAGCCAGACCCTTGACCAAGAGCCCAGACAACCGGGCtgctcagagaaagagaaagctcaAGAGCAAAGTGGACTCCTCCCAGGGCAAACGGAGGCGGCTAGAGGCCAAGTGA
- the Lcor gene encoding ligand-dependent corepressor isoform X3, whose product MQRMIQQFAAEYTSKNSSTQDPSQPNSTKNQSLPKASPVTTSPTAATTHNPVLSKLLMADQDSPLDLTVRKSQSEPSEQDGVLDLSTKKSPCASSTSLSHSPGCSSTQGNGEVSAEAPAVDSNHQSKSPLENFMVKLCTHHQKQFIQVLSDLYTESQPGSGDLQPLDPTVMDASPCNSGCAQLSSRQSEKDDVCLDESSPASVNLFLDSSGSPSSLNVTEETMKETPPETDSVDGKENALSTVQKDSSELPDTQQNTTGSADSPTVGSFTALDSSSFNFLCSSKSLAGQTTGQEQDISVKPGEDGEDSAPALGESLAAVEAAAENTEEGGSCIVSQRNSFKALSEETWDSGFLGNSSSTADKENALQCSSETSLHQDLEADEQDARPKQENHLHSLGRNKVGFQTYPRDKGHFDHSKGGWLAPSPTPALQRASNGHSRTKIISASIKTARKSKRASGLRINDYDNQCDVVYISQPITECHFENQRSILSSRKTARKSTRGYFFNGDCCELPTVRTLARNVCSQEKGSCSRMASEAVVTSKQALTVPTSKQTGGVQLPTVGVQLSTVDEQLPPVHEQLPTVGEQLPAVAEQLPTVREQLPTVDEPLPAVDEQLPTVDEQLPTVDEPLPAVDEQLPTVDEPLPAVDEQLPTVDEQLPTVDEPLPAVDEQLPTVHEPLPTVDEQLPAVDEPLPIVDEPLPTVDEQLPVVAEQLPTVGEQLPTIDEPLPAVAEQLPTVDEQLPAVDEQLPAVDEQLPAVDEQLPAVDEQLPAVDEQLPAVDEQLPIVGVQLLEEETPDDPRKGRISPREGNEDTSSGKGHQEPEVCHTVTEQGPSSSPGPGESTASSPACLLPAVLPNDDMPGVSEGSIVVSPTTASLPSSREHDQPPASLLASEEMHAKECHLVPTAGSTPLVSGEGSEDLCRPQSSPETAVREESSPCSEIESPVVGLDPPLSLELSELDQSISTEAESRDVPGEALLLDASLPLLESSIITDENPSETEGGEAASGTGQREAHGSEMKYPAENDLSEPNFDSPEENVDKKKKGKRLPEASDRCLRSQLVDSSSADRCLGSQGSSTDCPEIKVSKNPSVKRSKREDHSGGMTPQGSVIDCIHTDDLEDTEDPNVTEHPSNEDTEQEDEGAGVITRQTFKNMLAKEIKKERETFPSSDSVGQPLPEDNLEVHVWSKVDERDVHVPSEAISYKRDPEQVKEKPGHIALQDVETAVSEVCAEDIHCEDDGDLAPSSSAGISASQSGGAAGPAGPSKLVTRPKRLPSSTYNLRHAHCVDTLDTTKMTSEKQVTQGNPAPKESKASERAESLDEEDADSVVEVQPKFVEWCAEEDNQELIANFNAQYLKVQKGWIQLEKEAQPTSRARSKSDKLKEIWKSKKRSRKCRGSLEVQKFSPVQMLFMTNFKLSNICKWFLETTETRSLVIVKKLNTRLPGDIPLVKHPLQKYSPSTLYPSSLQAERLKKHLKKFPGAIPAKNNWKTQKLWTKLRENPDQVEPEAGSDISLNSEDSVEEVREGRNSHPPTNLPAPASTRILRKYSNIRGKLRAQRLDSSLGGASEIKQGRKSVCINPLMSPKLALQVGADGFPVNPKRAEGNKGRRGKQMPETLLKVEGQNKRKRAEGCGTQDAKDRGPATKASRALSAKKLAVKDRVSQLSKKMTLKENKVRVCKKAPGKSCPPSRKEKENANRRPGHPATASEAPTKPAKQKGTGEASSKPPKARRRNRNLSSGRGQARPLTKSPDNRAAQRKRKLKSKVDSSQGKRRRLEAK is encoded by the coding sequence AGAGGTTTCAGCAGAGGCACCAGCAGTAGATTCTAACCATCAGTCAAAGTCCCCACTGGAGAATTTTATGGTCAAACTGTGCACTCATCATCAGAAACAATTCATCCAGGTTCTGAGTGACCTGTACACTGAATCTCAGCCAGGTTCTGGAGACCTGCAGCCTTTGGATCCCACGGTGATGGATGCCTCCCCTTGCAACTCGGGCTGTGCCCAGCTGAGCAGCAGACAAAGCGAAAAGGATGATGTGTGTCTTGATGAGAGTTCTCCTGCTTCTGTAAATTTGTTCTTAGACTCATCAGGTTCTCCTAGCTCTCTGAATGTGACTGAAGAAACCATGAAGGAAACACCTCCTGAGACAGACTCTGTAGATGGGAAAGAGAATGCCTTGAGCACTGTCCAGAAAGATTCCTCTGAACTTCCAGACACTCAACAGAACACCACAGGTTCAGCAGACAGTCCCACTGTGGGAAGCTTCACTGCATTGGATTCTTCCTCTTTTAACTTCCTCTGTAGTTCTAAAAGCTTAGCAGGACAAACCACTGGACAGGAGCAAGACATAAGCGTGAAACCTGGTGAGGATGGAGAAGACAGTGCCCCAGCCTTAGGGGAAAGTCTGGCTGCAGTGGAAGCGGCAGCTGAGAATACTGAAGAGGGTGGTAGCTGTATTGTTTCTCAAAGAAACTCATTCAAAGCTTTATCAGAAGAGACGTGGGACTCAGGGTTTTTGGGAAACTCATCCAGTACTGCAGACAAAGAGAATGCTTTACAGTGTAGTTCAGAAACATCCTTACACCAGGATTTAGAGGCAGATGAACAAGATGCAAGGCCAAAGCAAGAGAACCATCTTCATTCACTTGGTAGAAACAAGGTGGGTTTCCAGACATACCCCAGAGACAAGGGCCATTTTGATCATTCCAAAGGTGGTTGGTTAGCTCCGAGCCCAACGCCAGCTCTACAGAGAGCATCCAATGGTCACTCACGAACCAAGATAATATCAGCCTCCATCAAGACTGCTCGGAAAAGCAAGAGGGCATCAGGGTTGAGGATAAATGATTATGACAACCAGTGTGATGTTGTTTATATCAGTCAACCAATAACAGAATGCCACTTTGAGAATCAAAGATCCATATTGTCTTCTCGGAAAACAGCCCGAAAGAGTACCCGAGGATACTTTTTCAATGGTGATTGTTGTGAGTTACCAACAGTTCGCACACTAGCCAGAAATGTATGCTCTCAAGAAAAGGGAAGCTGCTCACGGATGGCGTCAGAGGCAGTGGTGACTTCGAAGCAGGCTCTTACAGTTCCCACCTCGAAGCAAACAGGAGGTGTGCAGCTTCCCACAGTAGGTGTGCAACTTTCTACAGTAGATGAGCAGCTTCCCCCAGTACATGAGCAACTTCCCACAGTAGGTGAGCAGCTTCCTGCAGTGGCTGAACAGCTTCCCACAGTACGTGAGCAACTTCCCACGGTCGATGAGCCTCTTCCTGCAGTGGATGAGCAACTTCCCACAGTAGATGAGCAGCTTCCTACAGTAGATGAGCCTCTTCCTGCAGTGGATGAACAGCTTCCCACAGTAGATGAGCCTCTTCCTGCAGTGGATGAGCAACTTCCCACAGTAGATGAGCAGCTTCCTACAGTAGATGAGCCTCTTCCTGCAGTGGATGAGCAACTTCCCACAGTACATGAGCCTCTTCCTACAGTAGATGAGCAGCTTCCTGCAGTGGATGAGCCACTTCCTATAGTAGATGAGCCTCTTCCCACAGTAGATGAGCAACTTCCTGTAGTGGCTGAACAGCTTCCTACAGTAGGTGAGCAGCTTCCCACAATAGATGAGCCTCTTCCTGCAGTGGCTGAACAGCTTCCCACAGTAGATGAGCAGCTTCCTGCAGTGGATGAGCAACTTCCTGCAGTGGATGAGCAGCTTCCTGCAGTGGATGAGCAACTTCCTGCAGTGGATGAGCAACTTCCTGCAGTAGATGAGCAGCTTCCTGCAGTGGATGAGCAGCTTCCCATAGTAGGTGTACAGCTCCTGGAAGAAGAGACCCCTGACGATCCTAGAAAGGGGAGAATCTCCCCTAGGGAAGGGAACGAAGACACATCATCAGGGAAAGGGCATCAGGAGCCAGAGGTTTGCCACACCGTGACTGAGCAGGGTCCTAGCAGCTCCCCGGGGCCAGGAGAGAGCACAGCCTCTAGTCCAGCATGTCTTCTGCCTGCTGTCCTCCCTAATGATGATATGCCTGGTGTGTCAGAAGGCAGCATTGTGGTCTCACCTACCACGGCAAGTCTACCATCTTCCCGTGAGCATGACCAGCCACCAGCCTCCCTGCTGGCTTCAGAGGAGATGCATGCAAAAGAGTGCCACCTGGTTCCTACAGCTGGAAGCACCCCCCTTGTCTCTGGGGAAGGCAGTGAAGACCTATGCAGGCCTCAGTCTTCTCCTGAAACTGCCGTCAGAGAGGAGAGTTCTCCATGTTCAGAAATTGAAAGCCCTGTTGTGGGTTTAGATCCTCCCCTTAGTCTAGAACTGTCTGAGCTTGACCAAAGCATCAGTACTGAGGCTGAGAGCAGAGATGTCCCTGGGGAGGCACTGTTGCTAGATGCCTCCCTGCCCTTACTGGAAAGCAGCATTATCACTGATGAGAACCCAAGTGAGACTGAAGGAGGTGAGGCAGCAAGTGGTACAGGACAGCGGGAGGCTCATGGCAGTGAGATGAAATACCCAGCAGAAAATGATCTGAGTGAGCCAAACTTTGACTCACCTGAAGAGAATGTGGACAAGAAGAAAAAGGGTAAAAGGCTCCCCGAGGCCTCTGATAGGTGCCTAAGAAGTCAGCTTGTAGATTCATCCTCTGCTGACAGGTGCCTGGGAAGCCAGGGTTCATCTACTGATTGTCCCGAAATCAAGGTTTCTAAAAATCCTTCTGTAAAGCGTTCTAAAAGAGAAGATCACTCTGGTGGGATGACACCCCAGGGCTCGGTGATTGACTGCATCCATACAGACGACCTGGAGGACACTGAAGACCCCAATGTCACTGAACATCCCTCCAATGAAGATACTGAGCAAGAGGATGAAGGAGCTGGAGTAATCACAAGGCAGACCTTTAAAAACATGCTGgctaaggaaattaaaaaagaaagggagacgTTCCCAAGCAGTGACTCAGTTGGCCAGCCACTGCCTGAAGACAACCTGGAAGTTCATGTGTGGTCCAAGGTAGATGAGAGAGATGTGCATGTGCCCTCAGAAGCCATTTCCTATAAGAGAGACccagagcaggtaaaagagaAGCCGGGACACATTGCCTTACAGGATGTGGAAACCGCTGTGAGTGAGGTATGTGCCGAGGATATCCACTGTGAAGATGATGGTGACCTTGCTCCATCCAGCTCAGCTGGGATATCAGCCAGTCAGAGTGGCGGTGCTGCTGGGCCTGCTGGGCCATCAAAATTAGTAACAAGGCCTAAGAGACTGCCTTCTTCAACCTACAACCTGAGACATGCTCATTGCGTGGACACCCTGGACACTACAAAAATGACTTCAGAAAAGCAAGTCACACAAGGAAACCCAGCACCAAAGGAAAGCAAGGCTTCTGAGAGGGCAGAGTCCTTAGATGAGGAAGATGCGGACTCTGTGGTGGAGGTACAGCCCAAGTTTGTGGAATGGTGTGCCGAGGAGGACAACCAGGAGCTAATCGCCAACTTCAACGCCCAGTACCTGAAAGTCCAGAAAGGCTGGATCCAGCTGGAGAAAGAAGCGCAGCCAACATCGAGAGCAAGGAGCAAGTCTGACAAGCTGAAGGAGATTTGGAAGAGCAAGAAGAGGTCACGAAAGTGCAGGGGTTCGTTGGAGGTGcagaagttttctcctgttcaGATGCTGTTCATGACAAACTTTAAACTGTCTAATATCTGTAAGTGGTTCTTAGAGACGACAGAAACTCGCTCTCTGGTCATTGTGAAGAAACTAAATACTCGTCTTCCAGGAGACATCCCCCTTGTTAAACACCCTCTTCAGAAGTACTCTCCCTCCACCCTGTACCCTAGTTCACTACAGGCGGAACGCTTGaaaaaacacttgaagaaatttcCTGGAGCCATTCCTGCTAAGAATAATTGGAAAACACAGAAGCTGTGGACCAAACTACGAGAGAATCCTGACCAGGTAGAGCCTGAGGCTGGCAGTGACATCAGCCTTAACAGTGAAGACAGTGTGGAGGAAGTCAGGGAAGGTAGAAATAGCCATCCTCCCACCAACTTGCCTGCTCCAGCCAGCACCCGGATCCTTAGAAAGTATTCCAATATTCGAGGAAAGCTCAGAGCCCAGCGCCTGGACAGCTCACTGGGTGGGGCTTCCGAAATTAAGCAGGGCCGGAAGAGCGTGTGCATCAACCCGCTGATGTCCCCTAAGCTCGCCCTCCAGGTGGGTGCAGATGGGTTTCCTGTGAACCCCAAGAGGGCTGAAGGGaacaaggggagaagagggaagcagaTGCCAGAAACCTTGCTTAAGGTGGAAGGTCAGAACAAACGCAAAAGAGCAGAAGGCTGTGGCACTCAGGACGCTAAGGACAGGGGGCCGGCAACCAAAGCCAGCAGAGCCCTTTCTGCCAAGAAGTTAGCTGTAAAGGACAGAGTCAGCCAActatccaagaagatgaccttgaaggaaaataaagtgaGAGTCTGTAAAAAGGCTCCTGGGAAGAGCTGCCCACCatccaggaaagaaaaagagaatgcaaACAGAAGACCTGGCCATCCTGCCACAGCCTCTGAAGCTCCGACAAAACCTGCAAAACAAAAGGGCACAGGAGAAGCCTCTTCAAAACCCCCAAAAgccaggaggaggaacaggaatCTGAGCAGTGGTAGGGGCCAAGCCAGACCCTTGACCAAGAGCCCAGACAACCGGGCtgctcagagaaagagaaagctcaAGAGCAAAGTGGACTCCTCCCAGGGCAAACGGAGGCGGCTAGAGGCCAAGTGA